One Corvus moneduloides isolate bCorMon1 chromosome Z, bCorMon1.pri, whole genome shotgun sequence genomic window carries:
- the PJA2 gene encoding E3 ubiquitin-protein ligase Praja-2 isoform X2, translating to MGQGLGKTAWPKPAGAYQTVTSGRYGRRHSYVGFRPFLNNHDRDGHQQNEDCKQLEMEDVQKENTLSFSEGSSPLVQVSADLLDEPLSKDAGTREPVCQSASSLSSEVTASPCSVFCYGLEGNQISQDFMNPYEKSEDLAEYTSGGRNDLNAKNGIAFVNIDSYEPDSSDGEEEDAQYKCSWIREAAGLIQGRLDNILCQCEKEVESLSDLQSRLSAFDHSIYRENCEEAGPMHLACPNNRTLKSAEDEAIPKISLSGDSYETQKIKHIVDVGIGSPLPVAGVLNISDGETDQENPPELVVRPKIRKQNTAKQLERENYLPSDDEEESDSWRRIGIADIQQCHPECPLRDGKEEMNSGLFFLSRIHSDQKNREIDLRRKAVAQEQNSVLSDSAFWNEFEDRNRHYLMSHKDEDSSECSDGEWSASAPSYFTAMEKEQSSSDESWETVPCREEHDPEVQRSSSGVKEENIDFCFQEGEQTFLEEGEIPWLRFRDDVESSSDEENDPISEFVHLGFFLLDGNNNLEDDSSVSEDLDVEWRLLDEFGDGLGLPQAVPYMEPQLLTFMALEEHLEAVETALAQLESLTFDVEQTHPPATKETIDCLPQSIITGQEQCCTICCSEYIEGEIITELPCHHLFHKPCVTLWLQRSGTCPVCRHVLAPVHPEAAD from the exons ATGGGGCAAGGACTTGGCAAAACTGCCTGGCCCAAACCTGCAGGAGCATATCAGACTGTTACAAGTGGAAGATATGGAAGAAGACATTCCTATGTTGGGTTTAGACCATTTTTGAATAATCATGACAGAGATGGACATCAACAGAATGAAGACTGCAAACAATTAGAAATGGAAGATGTTCAGAAAGAGAATActttat CTTTCTCTGAAGGTTCCAGTCCATTGGTTCAAGTTTCTGCTGATTTATTAGATGAGCCTTTGTCAAAAGATGCTGGCACTAGAGAACCTGTTTGCCAAAGTGCATCAAGCCTATCTTCGGAAGTGACTGCGTCACCATGTTCTGTGTTCTGTTACGGTCTAGAAGGCAACCAAATCTCACAGGACTTTATGAATCCGTATGAAAAATCTGAGGACCTTGCAGAATACACATCTGGAGGGCGTAATGATTTGAATGCTAAAAATGGAATTGCTTTTGTAAACATTGACTCCTATGAGCCAGATAGCAGTGATGGAGAGGAAGAGGATGCTCAATACAAATGTTCTTGGATAAGAGAAGCAGCAGGTCTAATTCAGGGAAGACTAGATAACATACTTTGCCAGTGTGAAAAAGAGGTGGAGTCTCTTAGTGACTTACAGTCCCGACTGTCTGCTTTTGACCACAGCATTTATAGAGAAAATTGTGAAGAAGCAGGACCAATGCATTTGGCATGTCCAAACAATAGGACACTTAAATCTGCTGAAGATGAAGCTATACCAAAAATTAGCCTGAGTGGTGACAGTTATGAAACACAGAAGATAAAACATATAGTGGATGTTGGAATTGGAAGCCCCCTACCAGTTGCTGGTGTATTAAACATCAGTGATGGAGAGACTGACCAAGAAAATCCACCTGAGCTAGTAGTGAGAcctaaaattagaaaacaaaatactgcaaaacagctggagagagaaaactATCTCCCTAGTGATGATGAAGAGGAAAGTGATTCCTGGAGGAGAATTGGAATTGCTGATATCCAGCAATGCCATCCTGAGTGTCCCTTGAGAGATGGCAAGGAAGAGATGAATTCTGGTTTGTTCTTTCTCTCAAGAATCCACAGTGAtcaaaagaacagagaaatagACTTAAGAAGAAAGGCAGTAGCTCAAGAACAAAACAGTGTTCTAAGTGACAGTGCTTTTTGGAATGAGTTTGAAGACCGCAACAGACATTACTTAATGTCCCACAAAGATGAAGACAg CTCAGAGTGCAGTGATGGAGAATGGTCTGCGTCTGCACCTTCCTATTTTACTGCTATGGAAAAAGAGCAGTCCTCCAGTGATGAAAGCTGGGAGACTGTCCCATGCAGGGAGGAGCATGACCCTGaggtgcagaggagcagcagtggtgtGAAAGAGGAGAACATAGACTTCTGTTTCCAAGAAGG GGAGCAGACATTTTTGGAGGAAGGTGAAATTCCTTGGTTACGGTTCCGAGACGACGTAGAAAGTAGCAGTGATGAGGAAAATGATCCAATTAGTGAATTTGTGCATCTTGGATTCTTCTTGTTGGATGGAAATAACAACCTTGAGGATGACTCCAGTGTGAGTGAAGATCTGGATGTGGAGTGGAG ACTACTTGATGAGTTTGGTGATGGCCTAGGACTTCCTCAAGCTGTTCCTTACATGGAACCTCAACTTCTCACATTTATGGCACTAGAGGAACATTTAGAAGCTGTGGAg ACTGCTCTGGCACAGTTGGAGTCTCTTACATTTGATGTTGAACAGACTCATCCACCAGCTACGAAAGAAACCATAGATTGTTTGCCACAGAGTATCATCACAG GTCAAGAGCAGTGTTGTACTATCTGTTGCAGTGAATATATAGAAGGTGAAATCATAACTGAGCTACCCTGTCATCATTTGTTTCACAAACCTTGTGTAACTCTTTGGTTACAGAGA tCGGGAACATGCCCTGTTTGTCGTCATGTGCTTGCACCTGTACATCCTGAAGCAGCTGATTGa
- the PJA2 gene encoding E3 ubiquitin-protein ligase Praja-2 isoform X1 — protein sequence MGQGLGKTAWPKPAGAYQTVTSGRYGRRHSYVGFRPFLNNHDRDGHQQNEDCKQLEMEDVQKENTLSFSEGSSPLVQVSADLLDEPLSKDAGTREPVCQSASSLSSEVTASPCSVFCYGLEGNQISQDFMNPYEKSEDLAEYTSGGRNDLNAKNGIAFVNIDSYEPDSSDGEEEDAQYKCSWIREAAGLIQGRLDNILCQCEKEVESLSDLQSRLSAFDHSIYRENCEEAGPMHLACPNNRTLKSAEDEAIPKISLSGDSYETQKIKHIVDVGIGSPLPVAGVLNISDGETDQENPPELVVRPKIRKQNTAKQLERENYLPSDDEEESDSWRRIGIADIQQCHPECPLRDGKEEMNSGLFFLSRIHSDQKNREIDLRRKAVAQEQNSVLSDSAFWNEFEDRNRHYLMSHKDEDSSECSDGEWSASAPSYFTAMEKEQSSSDESWETVPCREEHDPEVQRSSSGVKEENIDFCFQEGEQTFLEEGEIPWLRFRDDVESSSDEENDPISEFVHLGFFLLDGNNNLEDDSSVSEDLDVEWRLLDEFGDGLGLPQAVPYMEPQLLTFMALEEHLEAVETALAQLESLTFDVEQTHPPATKETIDCLPQSIITGDYNGQEQCCTICCSEYIEGEIITELPCHHLFHKPCVTLWLQRSGTCPVCRHVLAPVHPEAAD from the exons ATGGGGCAAGGACTTGGCAAAACTGCCTGGCCCAAACCTGCAGGAGCATATCAGACTGTTACAAGTGGAAGATATGGAAGAAGACATTCCTATGTTGGGTTTAGACCATTTTTGAATAATCATGACAGAGATGGACATCAACAGAATGAAGACTGCAAACAATTAGAAATGGAAGATGTTCAGAAAGAGAATActttat CTTTCTCTGAAGGTTCCAGTCCATTGGTTCAAGTTTCTGCTGATTTATTAGATGAGCCTTTGTCAAAAGATGCTGGCACTAGAGAACCTGTTTGCCAAAGTGCATCAAGCCTATCTTCGGAAGTGACTGCGTCACCATGTTCTGTGTTCTGTTACGGTCTAGAAGGCAACCAAATCTCACAGGACTTTATGAATCCGTATGAAAAATCTGAGGACCTTGCAGAATACACATCTGGAGGGCGTAATGATTTGAATGCTAAAAATGGAATTGCTTTTGTAAACATTGACTCCTATGAGCCAGATAGCAGTGATGGAGAGGAAGAGGATGCTCAATACAAATGTTCTTGGATAAGAGAAGCAGCAGGTCTAATTCAGGGAAGACTAGATAACATACTTTGCCAGTGTGAAAAAGAGGTGGAGTCTCTTAGTGACTTACAGTCCCGACTGTCTGCTTTTGACCACAGCATTTATAGAGAAAATTGTGAAGAAGCAGGACCAATGCATTTGGCATGTCCAAACAATAGGACACTTAAATCTGCTGAAGATGAAGCTATACCAAAAATTAGCCTGAGTGGTGACAGTTATGAAACACAGAAGATAAAACATATAGTGGATGTTGGAATTGGAAGCCCCCTACCAGTTGCTGGTGTATTAAACATCAGTGATGGAGAGACTGACCAAGAAAATCCACCTGAGCTAGTAGTGAGAcctaaaattagaaaacaaaatactgcaaaacagctggagagagaaaactATCTCCCTAGTGATGATGAAGAGGAAAGTGATTCCTGGAGGAGAATTGGAATTGCTGATATCCAGCAATGCCATCCTGAGTGTCCCTTGAGAGATGGCAAGGAAGAGATGAATTCTGGTTTGTTCTTTCTCTCAAGAATCCACAGTGAtcaaaagaacagagaaatagACTTAAGAAGAAAGGCAGTAGCTCAAGAACAAAACAGTGTTCTAAGTGACAGTGCTTTTTGGAATGAGTTTGAAGACCGCAACAGACATTACTTAATGTCCCACAAAGATGAAGACAg CTCAGAGTGCAGTGATGGAGAATGGTCTGCGTCTGCACCTTCCTATTTTACTGCTATGGAAAAAGAGCAGTCCTCCAGTGATGAAAGCTGGGAGACTGTCCCATGCAGGGAGGAGCATGACCCTGaggtgcagaggagcagcagtggtgtGAAAGAGGAGAACATAGACTTCTGTTTCCAAGAAGG GGAGCAGACATTTTTGGAGGAAGGTGAAATTCCTTGGTTACGGTTCCGAGACGACGTAGAAAGTAGCAGTGATGAGGAAAATGATCCAATTAGTGAATTTGTGCATCTTGGATTCTTCTTGTTGGATGGAAATAACAACCTTGAGGATGACTCCAGTGTGAGTGAAGATCTGGATGTGGAGTGGAG ACTACTTGATGAGTTTGGTGATGGCCTAGGACTTCCTCAAGCTGTTCCTTACATGGAACCTCAACTTCTCACATTTATGGCACTAGAGGAACATTTAGAAGCTGTGGAg ACTGCTCTGGCACAGTTGGAGTCTCTTACATTTGATGTTGAACAGACTCATCCACCAGCTACGAAAGAAACCATAGATTGTTTGCCACAGAGTATCATCACAGGTGACTACAATG GTCAAGAGCAGTGTTGTACTATCTGTTGCAGTGAATATATAGAAGGTGAAATCATAACTGAGCTACCCTGTCATCATTTGTTTCACAAACCTTGTGTAACTCTTTGGTTACAGAGA tCGGGAACATGCCCTGTTTGTCGTCATGTGCTTGCACCTGTACATCCTGAAGCAGCTGATTGa
- the PJA2 gene encoding E3 ubiquitin-protein ligase Praja-2 isoform X3 → MGQGLGKTAWPKPAGAYQTVTSGRYGRRHSYVGFRPFLNNHDRDGHQQNEDCKQLEMEDVQKENTLSFSEGSSPLVQVSADLLDEPLSKDAGTREPVCQSASSLSSEVTASPCSVFCYGLEGNQISQDFMNPYEKSEDLAEYTSGGRNDLNAKNGIAFVNIDSYEPDSSDGEEEDAQYKCSWIREAAGLIQGRLDNILCQCEKEVESLSDLQSRLSAFDHSIYRENCEEAGPMHLACPNNRTLKSAEDEAIPKISLSGDSYETQKIKHIVDVGIGSPLPVAGVLNISDGETDQENPPELVVRPKIRKQNTAKQLERENYLPSDDEEESDSWRRIGIADIQQCHPECPLRDGKEEMNSGLFFLSRIHSDQKNREIDLRRKAVAQEQNSVLSDSAFWNEFEDRNRHYLMSHKDEDSSECSDGEWSASAPSYFTAMEKEQSSSDESWETVPCREEHDPEVQRSSSGVKEENIDFCFQEGEQTFLEEGEIPWLRFRDDVESSSDEENDPISEFVHLGFFLLDGNNNLEDDSSVSEDLDVEWRLLDEFGDGLGLPQAVPYMEPQLLTFMALEEHLEAVEMLVLTTSKKTELQKQLTSSFAPKQEDLCREGKLIPSFLFLICTVTLEEETEFIMTQVILSHSCVTTFA, encoded by the exons ATGGGGCAAGGACTTGGCAAAACTGCCTGGCCCAAACCTGCAGGAGCATATCAGACTGTTACAAGTGGAAGATATGGAAGAAGACATTCCTATGTTGGGTTTAGACCATTTTTGAATAATCATGACAGAGATGGACATCAACAGAATGAAGACTGCAAACAATTAGAAATGGAAGATGTTCAGAAAGAGAATActttat CTTTCTCTGAAGGTTCCAGTCCATTGGTTCAAGTTTCTGCTGATTTATTAGATGAGCCTTTGTCAAAAGATGCTGGCACTAGAGAACCTGTTTGCCAAAGTGCATCAAGCCTATCTTCGGAAGTGACTGCGTCACCATGTTCTGTGTTCTGTTACGGTCTAGAAGGCAACCAAATCTCACAGGACTTTATGAATCCGTATGAAAAATCTGAGGACCTTGCAGAATACACATCTGGAGGGCGTAATGATTTGAATGCTAAAAATGGAATTGCTTTTGTAAACATTGACTCCTATGAGCCAGATAGCAGTGATGGAGAGGAAGAGGATGCTCAATACAAATGTTCTTGGATAAGAGAAGCAGCAGGTCTAATTCAGGGAAGACTAGATAACATACTTTGCCAGTGTGAAAAAGAGGTGGAGTCTCTTAGTGACTTACAGTCCCGACTGTCTGCTTTTGACCACAGCATTTATAGAGAAAATTGTGAAGAAGCAGGACCAATGCATTTGGCATGTCCAAACAATAGGACACTTAAATCTGCTGAAGATGAAGCTATACCAAAAATTAGCCTGAGTGGTGACAGTTATGAAACACAGAAGATAAAACATATAGTGGATGTTGGAATTGGAAGCCCCCTACCAGTTGCTGGTGTATTAAACATCAGTGATGGAGAGACTGACCAAGAAAATCCACCTGAGCTAGTAGTGAGAcctaaaattagaaaacaaaatactgcaaaacagctggagagagaaaactATCTCCCTAGTGATGATGAAGAGGAAAGTGATTCCTGGAGGAGAATTGGAATTGCTGATATCCAGCAATGCCATCCTGAGTGTCCCTTGAGAGATGGCAAGGAAGAGATGAATTCTGGTTTGTTCTTTCTCTCAAGAATCCACAGTGAtcaaaagaacagagaaatagACTTAAGAAGAAAGGCAGTAGCTCAAGAACAAAACAGTGTTCTAAGTGACAGTGCTTTTTGGAATGAGTTTGAAGACCGCAACAGACATTACTTAATGTCCCACAAAGATGAAGACAg CTCAGAGTGCAGTGATGGAGAATGGTCTGCGTCTGCACCTTCCTATTTTACTGCTATGGAAAAAGAGCAGTCCTCCAGTGATGAAAGCTGGGAGACTGTCCCATGCAGGGAGGAGCATGACCCTGaggtgcagaggagcagcagtggtgtGAAAGAGGAGAACATAGACTTCTGTTTCCAAGAAGG GGAGCAGACATTTTTGGAGGAAGGTGAAATTCCTTGGTTACGGTTCCGAGACGACGTAGAAAGTAGCAGTGATGAGGAAAATGATCCAATTAGTGAATTTGTGCATCTTGGATTCTTCTTGTTGGATGGAAATAACAACCTTGAGGATGACTCCAGTGTGAGTGAAGATCTGGATGTGGAGTGGAG ACTACTTGATGAGTTTGGTGATGGCCTAGGACTTCCTCAAGCTGTTCCTTACATGGAACCTCAACTTCTCACATTTATGGCACTAGAGGAACATTTAGAAGCTGTGGAg ATGCTGGTTCTCACTACATCAAAAAAAACAGAACTACAGAAACAGTTGACCTCCTCCTTTGCACCAAAGCAAGAGGATCTGTGTAGAGAGGGGAAACTAATcccatcttttttatttttaatttgcacagTAACACTTGAAGAGGAGACTGAGTTTATTATGACTCAAGTTATTCTTTCTCATTCCTGTGTAACAACATTTGCCTAA